A portion of the Gammaproteobacteria bacterium genome contains these proteins:
- a CDS encoding DNA-3-methyladenine glycosylase I: protein MKLNRCQWARDTFPAYEKYHDEEWGVPVHDDRVHFEFLLLEGAQAGLSWATILKRRPGYRKAFSGFDPHIVARYSPARVERLLQFDGIIRNRLKVESAVTNARAFLAVQEEYGSFDEYIWGFVHGRTIVNRRRNLKQIPATTPESNALSRDLMRRGFRFTGSTVMYAHMQACGLVNDHTTDCFRFPEITHKYRQI from the coding sequence ATGAAACTCAATCGCTGCCAGTGGGCACGGGATACCTTTCCGGCCTATGAGAAATATCATGACGAAGAATGGGGCGTCCCGGTGCACGACGACCGCGTGCATTTCGAATTCCTCCTCCTCGAGGGCGCGCAGGCCGGGTTGAGCTGGGCCACCATTCTCAAGCGGCGCCCCGGCTACCGCAAGGCGTTTTCCGGATTCGATCCACACATTGTCGCGCGCTACTCCCCGGCCAGGGTCGAACGGCTGCTGCAGTTCGACGGCATCATCCGCAACCGTCTGAAGGTGGAGTCCGCCGTCACCAACGCGCGCGCCTTCCTTGCCGTGCAGGAGGAGTACGGCAGCTTCGACGAATACATATGGGGTTTCGTCCACGGCAGGACCATCGTGAATCGACGGCGGAATCTCAAACAGATTCCCGCAACGACGCCGGAGTCGAATGCCCTCAGCCGGGACCTCATGCGCCGCGGCTTCAGGTTCACCGGCAGTACCGTCATGTACGCGCACATGCAGGCCTGCGGCCTGGTGAATGACCACACGACGGATTGCTTTCGTTTCCCGGAAATCACGCATAAGTACCGGCAGATATAG
- a CDS encoding cytochrome P460 family protein, with protein sequence MKLRRVATVGALVLGLAAAGYATGSGSVGYPEGYRAWQHVKSMVILPGHALENPFLGIHHVYANDKGIRGLRDGRYQDGAVLVFDLLDYSEGGGSLQEGARKLVGVMERDAKRFADTGGWGFEGFAGDSRTKRLTQDGGKSCYDCHASQQATTYVFSALRD encoded by the coding sequence ATGAAGCTGCGTAGGGTGGCAACGGTTGGGGCGCTGGTTCTGGGGCTTGCGGCGGCGGGGTACGCAACCGGGTCGGGCAGTGTCGGCTATCCGGAGGGGTACCGGGCATGGCAGCATGTCAAATCCATGGTGATATTGCCCGGGCACGCCCTGGAGAACCCGTTTCTGGGCATTCATCATGTCTACGCCAACGACAAGGGTATCAGGGGTCTGCGCGACGGCCGTTACCAGGACGGCGCCGTGCTGGTGTTCGATCTGCTGGATTACAGCGAGGGCGGCGGCAGCCTGCAGGAGGGTGCACGGAAGCTGGTCGGGGTGATGGAGCGGGATGCCAAACGGTTTGCCGATACTGGCGGGTGGGGTTTCGAGGGGTTTGCCGGTGACAGTCGCACCAAGCGCCTGACGCAGGACGGCGGGAAGTCCTGCTATGACTGTCACGCCTCCCAGCAGGCCACGACGTACGTCTTCAGCGCCCTGCGCGACTGA
- a CDS encoding winged helix-turn-helix transcriptional regulator, giving the protein MDRSVLLEYIERIGGLLRAEQRADAGAFGLQPVHIDALRYLERCNRYSNTPAALAAYLGSTKGTVSQTLKLLEQAGYLSKTGDPSDGRVVHLALSAKGRKILQKLAIPARWSHTLERVEEGRCEEATRTLRTLLQHAQLSNGYRTFGACHSCRHLIGAEGSGYRCGLTGEALSPADTARICYEHEPAPAA; this is encoded by the coding sequence ATGGATCGATCGGTACTGCTCGAGTACATCGAACGCATAGGAGGCCTGTTGCGCGCCGAACAGCGCGCCGACGCCGGTGCCTTTGGCCTGCAGCCGGTGCACATCGACGCGCTGCGCTACCTGGAACGCTGCAACCGCTACAGCAACACCCCGGCGGCGCTCGCGGCGTACCTCGGCTCGACCAAAGGTACCGTGTCACAGACCCTGAAACTGCTCGAGCAAGCCGGCTATCTCAGCAAGACCGGAGACCCTTCCGACGGCCGCGTGGTGCACCTCGCGCTTAGCGCCAAGGGTCGGAAAATTCTACAAAAACTCGCAATTCCTGCACGCTGGAGCCACACCCTCGAGCGCGTGGAGGAGGGGCGATGCGAGGAGGCGACACGCACCCTCAGGACCCTGTTGCAGCACGCCCAGCTATCCAACGGATACCGCACCTTTGGAGCGTGCCACAGCTGCCGCCATCTCATCGGCGCGGAAGGAAGCGGATACCGCTGCGGACTGACCGGCGAAGCGCTCTCGCCAGCGGATACCGCGCGCATCTGCTACGAGCATGAACCCGCCCCCGCGGCCTGA